A region of the Pricia mediterranea genome:
GATATGCTCCAGGCGTTCGAGCATAAAGATTTCGCTGCTGAGGTTTTCATTGAAGGTTCTTTCCGCCCCGACCGACTTTGGAATACGATGGGCCTTTACCTCGCTCATGTGAATCCCACGGACGACATCATAATAGTACCTGCCATTTTTTCCAAAGTTTTCGGTCAAGGTTTCCAACGACTTTTTTTTCAGGTCTTTCCCTGTAAAAATGCCCAACCGGTACATTTTATCGGCCGTTACCTTCCCCACCCCGTGGAACTTTCGGATTTCGAGCTGTTCAAGAAATGGCAGCACGTCTTCGGGGTCAATCGTTTTTTGTCCGTTGGGCTTGTTGATGTCACTGGCCACCTTGGCGATAAACTTGTTGATCGAAATCCCGGCGGAGGCGTTGAGTCCCGTTTCCTCCTTGATACGACGACGGATTAAACGGGCAATTTTGGTAGCCGAGGGGTTTTCCTGTTTATTTTCGGTCACATCAAGATAGGCCTCGTCCAAAGAGAGCGGCTCCACCAAATCGGTAAACTCATAAAAAATCTCCCGTACCTGTTTCGATATTTCCCGATAGCGGTCGAACCGGGCCTTGACAAATACCAAATCGGGACAGTTCCGTTTGGCAAAAACACTGCTCATGGCGCTGTGCACCCCGAATTTTCTGGCCTCATAGCTGGCCGCCGCCACCACGCCCCGCTGCGAACTTCCCCCGACCGCAATAGGTTTGCCCCGCAGATCAGGATTGTCCAATTGTTCTACCGAGGCGTAGAAGGCATCCATATCGACATGAATGATCTTTCGTAAGGGAAAATCTTCCTGCATGTTGTAAATTTATAACAAGTTTCACAAAAATGAAGACCGCAATCATCTTGGGGGCGACCGGACTGACCGGTGGAAGGCTCCTTCGCCTTTTACTGGAAGACGACCGCTACGGAACAATAAAACTGTTCTCACGGTCGAGCGTGGCATTTTCCCATCCGAAGATGGAGGAACATCTGGGCGACCTCATGGACATGGAAGGATTTGCCGCCCATTTTCACGCCGAGGAACTTTTTTGCTGCATCGGCACTACGAAGTCTAAGACCCCGGATCAAGAAGAATACAAAAATATAGATTACGGATTGCCCGTTCATGCCGCCAAACACTGCAAAGAAAACGGGATAGGCACCTTTATCGTAATTTCCGCGCTCGGCGCCAATCCGAAAAGTTCCGTCTTTTACAACAGGGTCAAAGGGGAAATGGAGGAGGCCGTCCTGGCCGAGAATATTCCCAAAACCCATATACTGCAACCCTCGTTGATCGGGGGCAGGCGAAAAGAAAAACGATGGGGCGAATGGATATTCAAGCAACTGATGAAGGTTGCCAATTTCGTTCTGGTCGGATCCCTGGAAAAATACCGGTCCATTCGACCGGAAGCCATCGCCGGAAGCATGGTATGGCTGGCGAACCACAAGTACGAAAAAAAACGCATTGAATCCGACGAGATAAAATATCTAGCGAAAATACTAAAACGGTAAACCTCCCTTGAATTCCTCTTATAACCGCGGTTCCCGGCGGAACTAAAATAAGTTTAATGCCAATCCATTTCGAATGACTGAAACAGAGCGGAAATTTTTGGTCAAATCCGAAGCGTACAAAAAACAGGCCCATACCCGCAAGCGCATTGTACAGGGTTTTCTGAACACCGACCCCCGGCGCACCGTGAGAATAAGGATATACGGGAATACCGCCGTCCTGACCGTAAAGGGCATGTCGAACGAGACCGGAACCACAAGGTTCGAATGGGAACGGGAAATCGGTCTGAAGGAAGCCCAGGCCCTGCTCGAGCTTTGCGAGAAGGACATTTTGGAGAAGACCCGCTTTGAAATCCCAGTTGGCGAACATCTTTTTGAAGTGGACGAATTCCACGGTTTGAACAAGGGACTGATTCTTGCCGAAGTGGAACTGAAACATGAGAACGAGCCCTTCGAAAAACCGGACTGGCTCGGCGAAGAGGTCACCGGGGATGTCAGATACTACAATTCACAACTGAGCAAACAAGCCTATAAAACCTGGAAGAACTAAAGCACTTTGCATTTAAAATACAGAGGCCATTAGAAAGTTGCCCATTAATTACGGTTCACTATCGGAAATTGTCAGGTCGAACGCAGTCGAGACCTACTTTGAACGGACAAATAGTTCCCGACTTTAGTGTATCTTGAGTACTTCGACTCCGTTCAGCATAAACTGTAGTCGAAAGGCTCGAACGGACATCCTATAAAATAATAATACTTTGACAGTCGGTTATCTTAATAGGGCTAATTGTATGTGTTTAACTACCGCACTCTATTAAAACAAATAAGTTTCTTCAGAAAAGAAATGAACTACCCCGAAGCTTCGGGGCTACAAGAAGCAAGAAACAAGACCTTATCATCTATCATCTTACCTCGACCGCCTCGGGCACCCCCGTAATCTTTTCCTGCAGCCACTGAAACACGATAAACAGTGTGGGAATGATAAACACCCCCAAGACGGTCCCGATAAGCATGCCCCCGACGGCTCCCGTCCCGATAGCGTTATTTCCGGCAGCTCCCACTCCGGAAGCTATTACGAGGGGCGTAAGGCCCATTATAAACGCAAAGGATGTCATTAAGATCGGTCGTAACCTGGCTTTGGCACCTTCTATCGCGGCCACTGTCAGCGGCATTCCCTGATTTCTTCGTTGAATGGCGAACTCCACGATAAGAATGGCATTCTTGGCCAACAGGCCGATGAGCATGATCAGGGCAATCTGAAAGTAGATGTTGTTCTCCAGTCCGGCAAACTTGGTGGTCAGATAGGCTCCTGCGACCCCCACAGGCAAGGAAAGCAGTACCGAAAAAGGCAAAAGGTAACTTTCGTACTGGGCCGCCAAAAAGAAGTAGGTGAAGACGATACTCAACAGAAAGATAAGGCCCGCCTGCCCCGAGGAGGCAATTTCTTCCCGGGTAATTCCCGAATAGGCCACATCATAATTATTGGGCAAGGTCTGTGCGGCCACCTCGTTGACCGCGTTGATGGCGTCTCCCGAGCTATAGCCTTGGGTCGCCGATCCGTTGACGGTAACGGCATTAAAAAGATTGAACCGACTTACGGTCTGGGGACCGTAGACCCGTTCCAGTGATACAAACTGCGATACGGGCGCCATCTCCCCATTAGTATTACGTACGTACATACTGTTCAGACCTTCTTGGTCCTTCCGGTCGTCGGGCTCTGCCTGCACGAATACCCTGAACTGTTTCCCGAAACGACTGAAATCGGCAGCATAGAGTCCGCCTATATACCCCTGCAAGGTTCTGAGAATACTACTGATTTCGACCCCCGCCTCTTTGGCCCTGGGGATATCGATGTCCATCTGCAACTGAGGGAATTCCGTGCTGAAGGAATTCGAAGAAAAGCCGATTTCAGGCCTTTGGTTCAGCGCTTCGACAAATTCGTTGGCCACATCATCGAGATCTGTCAGTTCGCCATTGCTACGGTCCATCAACTGTAGCTCAAAACCATCGGAGGCTCCGAATCCTGGGATACTTGGCGGGGTAAAGAATAGGATTTCGGCATCCGATATTCCCGATGTTTTTTGGAACAGCTGCGCGAGGATATTGTCGAGCTGGGTCTCGTCGGATTCCCTTTGATCAAAATCCTCCAAAATAATAAAGCCCATCCCGTACGAGCTGCCCTGTCCCGAAAAGAAATTTCGGCCACTGATAATCGTAGCTGTTCTAATTCCCTCGATCGAGCCAATAATATCATAGACCCTTTTATTGACATTGTAGGTACGGTCCATCGACGCGCCCTGAGGTAGTTCGAGGTTCATAAAGACGACACCCCTGTCCTCAGAAGGCACAAAACCGCTGGGGGTGGTGGTGCTCGCCCACCAGATGGCCCCGGCACAGAGTAGCAATAGCGCGGCGGTAATCCATTTGTGTCTGGTCAAAAAACCCAAGGAGCGCACATACTTTTTGGAGGTCGCCTGAAACCCGGCGTTGAACGCATTATAAAAGCGCTGCATAAACCCCTTTTTCTTAGCCTTTTCGTCGTTAGGCTTTAAAAAGATGGCACATAAGGCCGGACTCAAAGTCAACGCATTCACCGCCGATATGACAATGGCAACGATCAAGGTCACCCCGAACTGTTCGTAAAACACCCCGGACGGGCCTTGGATAAATGTAATCGGAATAAATACCGCGGCCATGACCAATGTAATCGAAATAATGGCCCCACTGATTTCGCCCATCGCCGAAACGGTAGCTTCTTTTGCATTGTCATAACCCTCCTCGAGTTTGGCGTGCACCGCCTCGACCACCACAATGGCATCATCGACCACGATTCCGATGGCCAGCAACAGGGCAAAAAGGGTCAACAAATTGATGGAATATCCGAACAGCTCCAAAAAGAAAAAGGTGCCGATAATCGAAACGGGGACCGCGATCGCGGGAATCAAGGTGGATTTTATATCCTGTAGAAAAACAAAGACCACTAAAAACACCAGCAGGAAAGCTTCGATAAGCGTCGTGCGCACCTTGTTCATCGAGGCGGTCAAAAACTTGTTGGTATCGTAATTGATCAAATAATCGACTCCCTGCGGAAAATCTTCCTTGAGCTCATCGAGCTTGACATAGATTTCCTCGATGATTTCCTGGGCGTTCGAGCCGGGTGTCTGAAAAACCCCGAAACTGATAGCCGGATTTCCTCTCGAAAGACTGGTAGAGCTATAGGAAAATGCGTCGAGTTCGATTTTGGCCACATCGCCCAAACGCAGAAACTGTCCATTCCCCATCGATTTGATGATAATGTCCTGATATTCGTTGGCCGTTTTATACCGCCCCTTATATTTGATAACATATTCAAAGGATTCCCCGGCGTTCTGACCCAAGGATCCCGCCGCGGCCTCCAGACTTTGTTCGCCGATGGCATTGGCTACATCGGTCGTTGTGACCCCGTAGGATGCCATTTTAACGGGATTCAGCCAAATACGCATCGAATAGTCCTTTGCCCCGAAGACGTTCACGTCGCCGACCCCGTTGATCCGCTGAAGCTCAGGGCGGACGTTGATGCTCAAATAGTTCTGGATAAAGGTGTCGTCATAATCGGGATTGGTAGAGTACAATGCAGCGTACAAGAGCGCGGAACTCTGGCGTTTTTGGGTAATGACCCCCGAACGGATGACCTCGGCAGGCAACAAGGCATTGGCCCGTGCTACCCGGTTCTGGACATTTACTGCCGCAATATCGGGGTCGACCCCCTGTTCGAAGTACACGGTGATGCTCGCACTGCCCGAATTACTGGCCGTAGAGGTAATGTAGGTCATGTCTTCTACCCCGTTGATCTGCTCCTCGATGGGCACGATAACACTTTCCAATATTGTTTCGGCATTGGCTCCGGGATAACTTGCGGAGACCTGTACCGTAGGTGGGGCGATATCGGGGTACTGGGTCACGGGGAGGGTCAAATATCCCAGAACCCCCAATAACACAAGAATAATCGAGATGACCGTAGAAAGTACCGGCCGTTCTATAAATGTCCTTAACATGGCGCGTTATTTAAATACGGTATCGAACGAATTGACAATACTGTCCACCGGGGTCGGTTCCGGTTTGATCTTAGTACCCGGCCGCACCTTGCCCACCCCGTTGCCCAAGATAGAATCGCCTTTTGCCAGTCCGCCTTGCAACACGTAAAAGGGACTGGCCTGCGCTTTTATCGACAGCGCCGCGGGTACAAGCGTATCGGCTACGACCTTGTACACATAGGTATTGCCCTGTTGTTCATAGGTAGATAACTCGGGTACGACCAAGGCATCGGTAAACTCTTGGGGCACTTTAACGGTGCCGCTGCCTCCGTTACGCAAAATACCTTCGGGATTTTCGAAGCGCGCCCGGAAGGAAATGGTGCCCGTTTGAGGGTCGATATCGCCGGCTATGGTTTCGATGCTTCCTTCTTGACTATATTCATCGCCTGTGGCTAAAATCAATTTTACCTTGGGCAGGTTCTCGATCTTTTCGTCCATATTTTTCCCCTCGGCTTCCCTGATAAAAGTGATAAAGTTCTTCTCGTTCATCGAAAAGTAGGCGTAGATCGTGCCGACCGACGATACTCGTGTCAGCGGCAATTGGGTCTGCGTGCTCACCAAAGCTCCTTTTCTGAAATTAATGGAGCCGACGACCCCGTCAACGGGACTCCGAACATTGGCGTAATCGATATTCGCCCCTATCCCTTGATAAGAACTCTTGGCCTGTTCGAGTCTGGCCTTGGCCGATTCGAGTTGCACGGGACTGATAATATCCTTTTCGACCAAGGGAATCAGCTTGTTTACCTCCACTTGGGCGGCATTGACGTTCGCCTTGGCCGCGGCGGCATCTTGATCTAAGGTTTGAGTCTCGAGCCGGAACAATATCTGGCCCCGTTTTACCCGCTGGCCCTCCTCGACCAGTACATCTTGAATATAACCTGAAATTTTAGGGCGCACCTCACTGCTTACATCGCCCTGCAACGTGGTGGGATAGCTATTGAACGTACTTACATTACGGGTTTCGACGGCGATTACCGGATAGGGCATCACCTGCTGCCCCTGCCCCCTTTGGCCTGCCTTGCCTTCTTTATCGTTTCCACAGCTAAAAGCTAGGGAGAGTACCACCAGAACTATAAAAAATCCGGGGAGTCGTTTCGTCATCATGTTTGGTTTAGCGGTTTCAAAAATACGACCGGAAGACGGGTATTTTAGTAGGGTCTTGTTAATTGATCGTTAAAGCATGGGCAGGTATTGCCTGAAGAGGGTCATTTAGCATTTGCCACTTGACTATGGAACCAGGATTTCCCACATCGAAACCAAGAGGCGTTACAGGGCCGAACGGAACTGTTCCAAAAACCGCACATCGTTCTCACTCAGCAACCGAATGTCGGGAATCTGGTGCAGCAACAACGCGATACGGTCGATGCCCATGCCAAAGGCGAATCCCGAGTATTTTTCGGAGTCGATACCGCAGTTATCGAGCACATTGGGGTCGACCATTCCACAGCCCATGATTTCGAGCCATCCGGTGCCCTTCGTCATCCGGTAATCCGTTTCGGTCTCCAATCCCCAATACACATCGACCTCGGCACTGGGTTCGGTAAAGGGAAAATAGGAGGGGCGCAACCGGATTTTGGACTTCCCGAAAAGCTCGTCGGTAAAGAACTGCAAGGTCTGTTTCAGGTCGGCGAAAGATACATCGGTATCGATATACAGCCCTTCCACTTGGTGGAAAAAGCAGTGCGACCGGGACGAAATGGCCTCGTTGCGGTATACCCTTCCGGGGGATATGGTTCGAATGGGCGGTTTATTGTTCTCCATGTACCGCACCTGCACCGTTGAGGTGTGCGTCCGCAAAAGGATATCGGGATCGGTCTGCACGAAAAAAGTATCCTGCATATCGCGGGCCGGATGGTGTTCCGGAAGGTTCAAGGCGGTAAAATTATGCCAGTCGTCTTCGATCTCTGGCCCCTCGGATACGTTGAAGCCGATCCTTGAAAAAATCTCGATAATCTGATTCTTGACAATGGAAATAGGATGCCTGGCACCTAGGGGAATCGGTTCGCCCGGACGGGTAAGGTCTCCGTAAATCGGCTGCTCCGCTCCTTTGCTCTCCAAGGCTTCCTTCAGGCTATCGACCTTTTCCGCCGCCAAGGTCTTGAGCTGGTTGATGGTTTGGCCGAACTCCTTTTTCCGATCATTGGGCACGTTCTTGAATTCCGCAAAAAAATCGTTGAGCAAGCCTTTCTTACTAAGATATTTGATTCGGAAGGCCTCTACCGCCTCCGGGGAATCCGCTTCGAATTTTTCGACTTCGCCGATATGTTTTTTAAGGGTATCGATCATAATTAATACAGCTGACTAGGTTGGCAAATTTAGGGCTTATCGACAACTTTGGCAAAGTTTGGAAAACCGTTGAAAAGAATATGTGAACCTTTTTTCAAATATGTCTGTTTTTTAGAGTTGGATAGCTTTGTCAGAAATTATCCCCAATATCCTTTAAATATAAATTATCCACCCATGAATCGCGTTTTAGTTAATACAAACAAATGAATCTGTAATCATCCCACCCTTCTTTCAATCAGTTAAATACAGTTTACCTTCCAAAGAACAAAGCTTTTGAAAATAGTTCTTAAAAAATAATGGACTTCTGAAAACAAATTAACGCTTGATAGGTCTCTCTAGAATAAGGAAAATCCTAGTTTATCTTCTTTCGCCTATGTAGTGAGCAATTGGATTTCGATAAGATTCAGGTTGAGTTTCGGTCAAATCCGCAAAGTGCAAGTAAAACTTACCCACAATTATTGAATGACTATTTTAAATCGAAAGATGCCAATGCTGCCCATCATGAACAAATGACTCGTAGTTTTGTTGGTGATATCGCATCCGCTTTAAAGGCTTATGGTCAAATTCGAGGATTAAAGCTACCAGATCAAAATGTGACCGATCTTTCTTTGAGAGGTTTAACAACTACTTCAGCACTTTCAAAGTTGTCCAAGCCTGAAAGAGATAGGGTTCAAAATGTACTCTCTGTAGAACTTTCCGCTTACGACTTAAAGGAAGTAAAAAACCCAATTAGGCAAAAAAGCTGGCTGTTAATCAAGAAAGTAAATATAAAAAATTTATCGAAAATTATCTATGGTTTTTTATACTCCTGCAATTTTACGCCTGTTCACCAAAAAATTACGGAAGTTTTTTACTGAAACATAATGGTGCAAATAAGGTAATTGTATCAGGCTCTCTAATTGACACTCAATTTAACAGAAAGACACCACAGAGTGGGATAGAATTGAATGATTCGGACTATCGAGCGGACCAAAATGGAAATTTTAACATTTCGCTTGACCCGGGTATATATTCTTTAACAGCGTTATAAATTAATTTAAAGCCAGTTCTAACCAAAGAATTTTCATTGGTAAAAGGAGATTCATTAAAACTAGTTTTATAGGTGAAACCTGATTCCGCCCGGCTTCGGTAATTCTTAAATAAATGGAGTGGTTTAAACTATCTCCGTTCACGGAAAGATAAAATCACTTCATGTAAGTTTTCCGAATTCTAGGGAGGTTTTCAATACAATCCGATAATCCAAATCATTTCCGCCCAAAATCCGCTGGAATCTCGCCCCAGGCCTTGGTCTCCCATTTCACGATGGGGGTGTTGTAAGAGTTGTTTTTCAGCCAGTCGAGGGCGCGGCGTATGAGGTCGAACAGGGCTTTGTTCTTTGGGGTTTCCTTGAGCTTCGTGTTGCAGGTCCGTTTCCGTACCCAGCTCATCGCGGTACGGGAATCGGTGTAGATGATGCGGTCGCTATTGTTTTGCTTGAGAAAGGCGAGGCCGTGTACCAAGGCCAAAAACTCCCCGATATTGTTGGTGCCCTGTTCAAAAGGCCCTTGACGAAATAGTTTTTTGCCCGTCTTGGTATCGACTCCCTGATATTCCATCTTCCCGGGGTTTCCGCTGGAGGCGGCATCTACGGAGATGGAATGGTAGTTGGGCGTACCGAATTTCAGGGCTTGCACCGGGGTAAGCGATGGCTCCCCTTTTTTCTTCCCCTTATATTCCTCATAACTCCCGTTATACGCTTTCTTGGCGGCCGCAAAACTGGGAAAGGATTTGTACTGCGCGCCCTTGTACCCCGTAATGGCGGCTTTGCAGTCTTTCCATGTATCGTAGATTCCGGGGCGTTTCCCTTTCCACACGGTGTAGAATTTTTGTTTTTTAGCCATAAAATGAAGTTAATCAAGATTATCGTTCACCCCTTCTTGGGAGGGGTCGGAAATACCTTTTTCGGTATTTCCTGAAGGCTCAGTGCGAAGCCTCTGGGGAAGCTAAAAGCCTTTCGATGACCTTGGGAAAATGTTCATACTCCAAGGCATGGACCTTTTGGGTGATCTGCTCCACATTATCATCTTCCGATATCGAGGTTACGGCTTGGTGGATGATGCCCCCTTCGTCATAATTTGCGTTGACGTAATGAATGGTGATGCCGGTTTCGCTATCCCCGTTCGCCTTTACCGCTTTGTGTACTTTACTACCGTACATGCCCTTACCACCATATTTCGGTAACAAGGCGGGATGGATGTTAATGATTTTATCCGGAAATGCCTGGATCAGCCTTGAAGGGATTTTCCAAAGGAATCCCGCCAGTACGATCAGGTCGGGATCTATAGCTTTCAAGATGTCGAGCACGCAGTCGCTATCATAAAAGGAAGTTCTATTGAAATATAGCCCGTTTATTTTCAGTCTATCACATCGCTCCAACACTTTAGCATCCTTTTTATTGCTGAGGACGGCGGAGATTACGATGTCCGGCCTATCCTTGAAATAGAGCGCGATATTCTCCACGTTGGAGCCGGAGCCAGAGGCGAACAGGACGATTTTTTTTGATTTCAAGATAAAATCTGGATTAAGAGACTATTTTAAATTCCCTTTATAAACTTTAATCATACATCTCAAAACAGTCGTGAAAGTTTGTAAAATGGAAAAAGCAAAATAACCACAATCGACCGAAATACAAATTACAAATAGTAAAAATCTTGTTCGGAGTATAGGCGAAGGTTTAAACTCTTACGCTTCCGAAGTCTCGGAAGCGTTTGTAAACAGTAAAAAAAGATGGTTGCGGCGGTAGTTTCAACAAACGGGTTTAAGTCTTCGACCCGGTTCAGGACCTGCACACTGCCATCCGCTAAGGGTTACTGTTAGGCCTAACCGCCGCCCTCCACTATTTTCCCGTGAAAACTAGGTGACTTATCCATTTATTCCTTAAATTACCGTACATTTTAACGGCAAATGATTTTATTACGACAAAGTTTTTTACTTTTGCCAACAATTTAAATTTTAAAACCAATATTATTATGTCAGACATTGCATCAAGAGTAAAAGCTATCATCGTTGATAAATTGGGTGTTGATGAGAATGAAGTAGTAAGCGAAGCTAGCTTTACGAACGACCTAGGCGCAGATTCATTGGATACCGTGGAATTGATCATGGAATTCGAAAAGGAATTTGACATTCAGATTCCCGATGACCAAGCCGAAAACATCGCAACCGTTGGCCAAGCTATCAGTTATATAGAAGAAGCGAAGTAATCGTTATGATTTCTTGAAGAAATTTTAAATTATCCATGCGGTACTCCTATCGCATGGATATTTTTTTTAATTTACGCGGGTAATACTCGTGCCATCCGATAAGCCGAAAATTTTGGGAATTTTATTTTTTTTCTCTGCCTAGGCACGACACAGCGAAAGCTGTGGGCGAGGCGAAGCGTTGGCAAAACATAGCCGTGGCTACGGTTGATAGTTTTAACGACGGCATAGGAAAAAAGAAAGACACAAAAATTCGGGTTCTCATGTGGCAGGAGTATAAGCTAGTTTAACAACCAAAACCAAGATTGATGGAGTTAAAGCGAGTTGTGGTTACCGGGTTGGGCGCCTTAACGCCCATTGGCAACACTATAGAGGAATATTGGGAAGGTCTCAAGAA
Encoded here:
- the pheS gene encoding phenylalanine--tRNA ligase subunit alpha — protein: MIDTLKKHIGEVEKFEADSPEAVEAFRIKYLSKKGLLNDFFAEFKNVPNDRKKEFGQTINQLKTLAAEKVDSLKEALESKGAEQPIYGDLTRPGEPIPLGARHPISIVKNQIIEIFSRIGFNVSEGPEIEDDWHNFTALNLPEHHPARDMQDTFFVQTDPDILLRTHTSTVQVRYMENNKPPIRTISPGRVYRNEAISSRSHCFFHQVEGLYIDTDVSFADLKQTLQFFTDELFGKSKIRLRPSYFPFTEPSAEVDVYWGLETETDYRMTKGTGWLEIMGCGMVDPNVLDNCGIDSEKYSGFAFGMGIDRIALLLHQIPDIRLLSENDVRFLEQFRSAL
- a CDS encoding phosphoribosylglycinamide formyltransferase, translating into MKSKKIVLFASGSGSNVENIALYFKDRPDIVISAVLSNKKDAKVLERCDRLKINGLYFNRTSFYDSDCVLDILKAIDPDLIVLAGFLWKIPSRLIQAFPDKIINIHPALLPKYGGKGMYGSKVHKAVKANGDSETGITIHYVNANYDEGGIIHQAVTSISEDDNVEQITQKVHALEYEHFPKVIERLLASPEASH
- the dinB gene encoding DNA polymerase IV, which produces MQEDFPLRKIIHVDMDAFYASVEQLDNPDLRGKPIAVGGSSQRGVVAAASYEARKFGVHSAMSSVFAKRNCPDLVFVKARFDRYREISKQVREIFYEFTDLVEPLSLDEAYLDVTENKQENPSATKIARLIRRRIKEETGLNASAGISINKFIAKVASDINKPNGQKTIDPEDVLPFLEQLEIRKFHGVGKVTADKMYRLGIFTGKDLKKKSLETLTENFGKNGRYYYDVVRGIHMSEVKAHRIPKSVGAERTFNENLSSEIFMLERLEHISKEIERRLKKSGIAGKTVTLKIKYSDFSLNTRSKTLPDFIDAKEMILETARQLLYQEELQNSVRLLGISLSNLNTGDEDKPPQKSVSVQLRFGL
- a CDS encoding NAD(P)H-binding protein produces the protein MKTAIILGATGLTGGRLLRLLLEDDRYGTIKLFSRSSVAFSHPKMEEHLGDLMDMEGFAAHFHAEELFCCIGTTKSKTPDQEEYKNIDYGLPVHAAKHCKENGIGTFIVISALGANPKSSVFYNRVKGEMEEAVLAENIPKTHILQPSLIGGRRKEKRWGEWIFKQLMKVANFVLVGSLEKYRSIRPEAIAGSMVWLANHKYEKKRIESDEIKYLAKILKR
- a CDS encoding CYTH domain-containing protein, which gives rise to MTETERKFLVKSEAYKKQAHTRKRIVQGFLNTDPRRTVRIRIYGNTAVLTVKGMSNETGTTRFEWEREIGLKEAQALLELCEKDILEKTRFEIPVGEHLFEVDEFHGLNKGLILAEVELKHENEPFEKPDWLGEEVTGDVRYYNSQLSKQAYKTWKN
- a CDS encoding efflux RND transporter periplasmic adaptor subunit — protein: MMTKRLPGFFIVLVVLSLAFSCGNDKEGKAGQRGQGQQVMPYPVIAVETRNVSTFNSYPTTLQGDVSSEVRPKISGYIQDVLVEEGQRVKRGQILFRLETQTLDQDAAAAKANVNAAQVEVNKLIPLVEKDIISPVQLESAKARLEQAKSSYQGIGANIDYANVRSPVDGVVGSINFRKGALVSTQTQLPLTRVSSVGTIYAYFSMNEKNFITFIREAEGKNMDEKIENLPKVKLILATGDEYSQEGSIETIAGDIDPQTGTISFRARFENPEGILRNGGSGTVKVPQEFTDALVVPELSTYEQQGNTYVYKVVADTLVPAALSIKAQASPFYVLQGGLAKGDSILGNGVGKVRPGTKIKPEPTPVDSIVNSFDTVFK
- a CDS encoding acyl carrier protein, with the protein product MSDIASRVKAIIVDKLGVDENEVVSEASFTNDLGADSLDTVELIMEFEKEFDIQIPDDQAENIATVGQAISYIEEAK
- a CDS encoding efflux RND transporter permease subunit, whose translation is MLRTFIERPVLSTVISIILVLLGVLGYLTLPVTQYPDIAPPTVQVSASYPGANAETILESVIVPIEEQINGVEDMTYITSTASNSGSASITVYFEQGVDPDIAAVNVQNRVARANALLPAEVIRSGVITQKRQSSALLYAALYSTNPDYDDTFIQNYLSINVRPELQRINGVGDVNVFGAKDYSMRIWLNPVKMASYGVTTTDVANAIGEQSLEAAAGSLGQNAGESFEYVIKYKGRYKTANEYQDIIIKSMGNGQFLRLGDVAKIELDAFSYSSTSLSRGNPAISFGVFQTPGSNAQEIIEEIYVKLDELKEDFPQGVDYLINYDTNKFLTASMNKVRTTLIEAFLLVFLVVFVFLQDIKSTLIPAIAVPVSIIGTFFFLELFGYSINLLTLFALLLAIGIVVDDAIVVVEAVHAKLEEGYDNAKEATVSAMGEISGAIISITLVMAAVFIPITFIQGPSGVFYEQFGVTLIVAIVISAVNALTLSPALCAIFLKPNDEKAKKKGFMQRFYNAFNAGFQATSKKYVRSLGFLTRHKWITAALLLLCAGAIWWASTTTPSGFVPSEDRGVVFMNLELPQGASMDRTYNVNKRVYDIIGSIEGIRTATIISGRNFFSGQGSSYGMGFIILEDFDQRESDETQLDNILAQLFQKTSGISDAEILFFTPPSIPGFGASDGFELQLMDRSNGELTDLDDVANEFVEALNQRPEIGFSSNSFSTEFPQLQMDIDIPRAKEAGVEISSILRTLQGYIGGLYAADFSRFGKQFRVFVQAEPDDRKDQEGLNSMYVRNTNGEMAPVSQFVSLERVYGPQTVSRFNLFNAVTVNGSATQGYSSGDAINAVNEVAAQTLPNNYDVAYSGITREEIASSGQAGLIFLLSIVFTYFFLAAQYESYLLPFSVLLSLPVGVAGAYLTTKFAGLENNIYFQIALIMLIGLLAKNAILIVEFAIQRRNQGMPLTVAAIEGAKARLRPILMTSFAFIMGLTPLVIASGVGAAGNNAIGTGAVGGMLIGTVLGVFIIPTLFIVFQWLQEKITGVPEAVEVR
- a CDS encoding ribonuclease H family protein — encoded protein: MAKKQKFYTVWKGKRPGIYDTWKDCKAAITGYKGAQYKSFPSFAAAKKAYNGSYEEYKGKKKGEPSLTPVQALKFGTPNYHSISVDAASSGNPGKMEYQGVDTKTGKKLFRQGPFEQGTNNIGEFLALVHGLAFLKQNNSDRIIYTDSRTAMSWVRKRTCNTKLKETPKNKALFDLIRRALDWLKNNSYNTPIVKWETKAWGEIPADFGRK